The Metabacillus sediminilitoris genome window below encodes:
- a CDS encoding bifunctional GNAT family N-acetyltransferase/carbon-nitrogen hydrolase family protein — protein MSEKLDLSKFEKKMIIRNIEESDIDAIIKLQAKCFPGMEPWKREHLESHLDHFPDGQFCAEFEGKIIGSCSSLLINFDEYDDRHTWDDITDNGYITNHDPHGYNMYGIEVMVHPSYRRMKIGHRLYEARKDLARRLNLKSIIIGGRIPNYYKYADELTPREYVQQVSLHKIYDPVLSFQLLNEFTLMRINPNYLSDDLASFQYATLMEWNNVDYQPNPKRYYKTSNPVRICVVQYMMKQIDSFDEFAKQVEYYTDVASDAGSDFAVFPEIFTTQLMSFLDEKTPSKAIQRLTEYTEEYIELFTELAVRYNVNIIGGSHVVEEEGRIYNIAYLFRRDGTIEKQYKLHITPNERKWWGISRGDQVRVFNTDCGKIAIQICYDIEFPELARIATDKGAKIIFTPFCTEDRQGYLRVRYCAQARAVENQIYTVIAGTVGNLPQTENMDIQYAQSAIFAPSDFEFARDGIVNECNANIEMVAIGDVDLEILRRQRQSGTVNQLKDRRKDIYAIHYKKD, from the coding sequence ATGTCTGAAAAACTAGATTTATCCAAATTTGAGAAGAAAATGATCATACGAAATATCGAAGAAAGCGATATTGATGCCATTATAAAGCTTCAGGCAAAATGCTTTCCTGGAATGGAACCATGGAAAAGGGAGCATTTAGAAAGCCATCTTGATCATTTTCCAGATGGACAATTTTGTGCTGAATTTGAAGGGAAAATCATCGGTTCATGTTCGAGTCTTTTAATTAACTTTGATGAATATGATGATCGACATACATGGGATGATATTACGGATAATGGTTACATAACGAATCATGATCCACATGGATACAATATGTATGGTATTGAAGTAATGGTACATCCAAGCTACAGACGTATGAAGATTGGCCATCGTTTATATGAGGCAAGAAAAGACTTAGCAAGAAGATTAAACTTAAAAAGTATTATTATTGGGGGAAGAATCCCAAATTATTATAAGTATGCAGATGAACTGACACCAAGAGAATATGTACAGCAAGTATCTTTACATAAAATATATGATCCAGTACTCTCATTTCAATTATTAAATGAATTTACCTTAATGAGAATAAATCCAAATTATTTATCAGATGATTTAGCTTCCTTCCAATATGCAACACTTATGGAATGGAATAATGTTGATTATCAGCCAAATCCAAAACGATATTATAAAACATCAAATCCAGTACGAATCTGTGTTGTTCAATATATGATGAAACAAATTGATTCCTTTGATGAATTTGCAAAGCAGGTTGAATATTACACAGATGTTGCTTCTGATGCAGGCTCAGATTTTGCCGTTTTTCCGGAAATTTTCACGACACAGCTTATGTCCTTTCTTGATGAGAAAACACCAAGTAAAGCTATTCAACGTCTAACAGAATATACGGAGGAATATATTGAATTATTCACGGAGTTAGCTGTACGTTATAATGTTAATATTATTGGCGGTTCACACGTGGTGGAGGAAGAGGGCCGAATCTATAATATCGCATATCTATTTCGACGTGATGGAACCATTGAAAAGCAATACAAATTGCACATCACTCCTAATGAAAGAAAATGGTGGGGAATAAGCCGCGGCGATCAAGTAAGAGTGTTTAATACAGACTGTGGAAAAATTGCCATCCAAATTTGTTACGATATTGAGTTTCCAGAGCTAGCCAGAATCGCAACGGATAAAGGAGCAAAGATCATTTTCACTCCTTTCTGTACAGAAGATCGTCAAGGCTATTTAAGAGTTCGCTATTGTGCTCAAGCCCGCGCTGTTGAAAACCAAATTTATACAGTGATTGCTGGGACAGTTGGGAACCTTCCGCAAACAGAAAATATGGATATCCAATATGCCCAATCAGCAATTTTTGCACCTTCAGATTTTGAATTTGCCCGTGATGGGATTGTAAATGAATGTAATGCAAATATTGAAATGGTAGCAATTGGTGATGTTGACTTAGAAATCTTAAGACGTCAACGTCAATCAGGAACTGTTAACCAATTGAAGGATCGTCGAAAAGACATTTACGCAATTCATTATAAAAAGGATTAA